The proteins below are encoded in one region of Triticum aestivum cultivar Chinese Spring chromosome 1B, IWGSC CS RefSeq v2.1, whole genome shotgun sequence:
- the LOC123075622 gene encoding putative 12-oxophytodienoate reductase 5 — protein sequence MEVSPHTHSLTHRSWLEKKAAAIPLLTPYRTGGGELELAHRVVLAPLTRQRSPGNLPQPHAAVYYAQRATAGGMLITEATGVSAAAQGHRPTPGVWTDEQVEAWRPIVDAVHTKGAVIFCQLWHVGRVVGALRPDGTRAETVPVSSTGRPIATPRMNDGVEEEFATPRRLAVEEIAGVLDDFRRAARNAVYAGFDGVEIHGAHGYLVEQFLKDSTNDRDEEYGGSLENRCRFVLEVVTAVADEIGGRRVGVRLSPFADYMDCHDSDPHALALLMATKLNNVPGGILYLHMVEPRMARANGRRVVPKRLRPYREAFGGTFIAAGGYDREGNKVVGEGYADLVAFGRLFLANPGLPKRFELDAELNKYNRATFYTSDPVVGYTDYPFLG from the exons ATGGAGGTGTCAC CTCACACTCACTCACTAACCCACCGGTCATGGCTCGAGAAGAAGGCGGCGGCGATCCCTCTGCTGACGCCGTACAGGACGGGCGGCGGCGAGCTGGAGCTGGCGCACAGGGTGGTGCTGGCGCCGCTGACGAGGCAGCGCTCCCCGGGGAACCTCCCGCAGCCGCACGCCGCCGTGTACTACGCGCAGCGCGCCACCGCCGGCGGGATGCTCATCACGGAGGCCACGGGCGTGTCCGCCGCGGCGCAGGGCCACCGGCCCACCCCGGGCGTCTGGACGGACGAGCAGGTGGAGGCGTGGCGGCCCATCGTCGACGCCGTGCACACCAAGGGCGCTGTCATCTTCTGCCAGCTCTGGCACGTCGGCCGCGTCGTGGGCGCGCTCCGCCCGGACGGGACGCGGGCCGAGACGGTGCCGGTGTCTAGTACCGGCAGGCCGATCGCCACCCCGCGGATGAACGACGGCGTCGAGGAGGAGTTCGCGACGCCCAGGCGGCTGGCTGTGGAGGAGATCGCCGGCGTCCTGGACGACTTCAGGAGGGCCGCCAGGAACGCCGTCTACGCCG GGTTCGACGGCGTGGAGATCCACGGCGCGCACGGGTACCTCGTGGAGCAGTTCCTCAAGGACAGCACCAACGACCGCGACGAAGAGTATGGAGGCAGCCTCGAGAACAGGTGCCGCTTCGTGCTTGAGGTGGTCACCGCCGTGGCCGATGAGATCGGGGGCCGCCGCGTGGGCGTCCGCCTCTCGCCCTTCGCGGACTACATGGACTGCCACGACTCGGACCCGCACGCGCTCGCGCTCCTCATGGCCACCAAACTCAACAACGTCCCCGGTGGCATCCTCTACCTCCACATGGTGGAGCCAAGGATGGCACGTGCCAATGGTCGGCGGGTGGTACCGAAGAGGTTGCGGCCATACCGGGAGGCGTTCGGGGGGACATTCATCGCCGCCGGTGGGTATGACAGGGAGGGGAATAAGGTGGTTGGAGAGGGGTACGCCGACCTAGTGGCATTCGGGCGGCTTTTCCTAGCGAACCCGGGCCTTCCGAAGAGGTTTGAGCTCGACGCAGAGCTCAACAAGTACAACAGGGCCACCTTCTACACCTCCGACCCGGTCGTTGGCTACACCGACTATCCATTTTTGGGCTGA